From a region of the Halomonas sp. HL-93 genome:
- a CDS encoding ABC transporter permease subunit, translated as MTRARFSSPPYRHLKDRIATGLITAGGIGVLLAVLGIGVFLVWEAAPLLLSNDRASLTTLSPLAWGTLKAALMALLFALPLALGAAAYSAFFMSPRLRSRIKPTLEMMEAIPGVVVGFIAGMVLAPWVERHLASTLVVLLWLPLSAGLAGLLWHLATRRWQRRLPLSWAALWLIPWLIAMFMVALWITPLVEQAFWGGDLRQHLYQWFDLDYVTRNALIVGLAMGFAVIPSVYSLAEDALTEVPRPLLEGAQALGASRWQAVIKVALAAAGPGLFSAIMIGAGRAVGETMIVLMASSNTALLSASPFEGMRTMAAAIAIELPEAAAGGATYRMLVLAALVLFLFTFFVNTLAEVVRQRLRRRYQRIGGVP; from the coding sequence ATGACCCGCGCTCGGTTTTCTTCTCCGCCGTACCGCCACTTAAAAGACCGTATCGCCACCGGACTCATCACCGCCGGCGGCATTGGCGTGCTGTTGGCGGTATTGGGCATTGGGGTGTTTTTAGTCTGGGAAGCAGCCCCCTTATTACTGAGCAACGATCGCGCCTCGTTGACAACGCTCTCACCGCTGGCCTGGGGCACGCTAAAAGCCGCTCTGATGGCGCTACTGTTTGCGCTACCGTTGGCGCTTGGAGCGGCGGCTTACTCGGCGTTTTTCATGTCCCCGCGGCTACGCAGTCGCATTAAGCCAACGCTGGAAATGATGGAGGCCATCCCTGGCGTGGTAGTGGGTTTTATTGCCGGTATGGTGCTCGCGCCTTGGGTCGAGCGTCACTTGGCCAGCACTCTTGTAGTGCTACTTTGGCTGCCGCTCAGCGCTGGGCTTGCTGGCTTGCTTTGGCACCTGGCGACTCGCCGTTGGCAGCGTCGCTTGCCGCTTTCGTGGGCGGCGTTGTGGCTGATTCCTTGGCTCATCGCCATGTTTATGGTGGCCCTATGGATAACCCCGCTGGTGGAGCAGGCCTTTTGGGGCGGCGATCTCCGCCAACACCTTTACCAATGGTTTGACCTCGACTACGTCACTCGCAATGCGCTGATTGTTGGCTTGGCGATGGGTTTCGCCGTCATCCCCAGCGTTTATTCGCTCGCCGAAGATGCCCTTACCGAGGTCCCCCGGCCGCTCTTGGAAGGGGCTCAGGCACTGGGCGCTAGCCGCTGGCAGGCGGTGATCAAGGTGGCGCTTGCCGCCGCGGGGCCGGGGCTGTTTTCCGCCATCATGATTGGCGCGGGCAGAGCGGTGGGAGAAACCATGATCGTGCTGATGGCCAGCAGCAATACGGCGCTGCTCAGCGCCAGCCCCTTCGAGGGCATGCGCACCATGGCGGCCGCCATCGCAATTGAACTGCCCGAAGCCGCCGCCGGAGGTGCCACCTATCGCATGCTGGTGTTGGCGGCGCTGGTGCTGTTTTTGTTCACCTTTTTCGTCAACACCCTGGCGGAAGTGGTACGTCAACGACTGCGTCGACGCTATCAGCGCATAGGGGGTGTTCCATGA
- the phoR gene encoding phosphate regulon sensor histidine kinase PhoR gives MRLWSRELWRLVGWAALGTCLGWLVGMPGLGLAAGFAVCLIYHLRQLRAAYRWLTQQPQDEPPAARGLWGELFDRLYRYQKSQRITQSRLRTTLARIQESSEAMRDSVVMLDRHGDLEWWNSAASDMLGLQTAHDRGQHITNLLRDPRFISYFNARDYGEPLTLTSPIDERRILQYQITLYGDDERLVMARDITRLHRLEQMRRDFVANVSHELRTPLTVLSGYLETYGELADQLPPRLGRGIEQMEAQTQRMQNLVNDLLLLSRLEIDQGGQDHQHLDVTALLNSVGADALALSDHQHTLRVDSDYPAQLVGSEQEMRSAVSNLAFNAVRYTPPGSTITLRWTAFGQGACIEVCDDGEGIDPVHIPRLTERFYRVDKGRSTATGGTGLGLAIVKHVLLRHDAQLQIDSRPGEGALFRCVFPATRLITPATPPRNASSMTQ, from the coding sequence TTGCGTTTGTGGAGCCGTGAACTGTGGCGCTTGGTGGGATGGGCGGCACTCGGCACGTGCTTGGGCTGGCTAGTCGGTATGCCTGGGCTAGGGTTAGCCGCTGGCTTCGCCGTGTGTTTGATCTATCACTTGCGGCAATTACGCGCCGCATATCGCTGGCTGACGCAACAGCCGCAGGATGAGCCACCCGCCGCACGCGGCCTTTGGGGCGAGCTATTTGACCGCCTATACCGCTATCAGAAAAGCCAACGGATTACCCAAAGTCGTCTGCGTACGACGCTTGCCCGCATTCAAGAGTCCTCTGAGGCCATGCGTGACAGTGTGGTGATGCTCGACCGTCACGGCGACCTGGAATGGTGGAATAGCGCTGCCAGCGATATGCTAGGGCTGCAAACGGCCCACGATCGCGGCCAGCATATTACCAATCTGCTGCGCGACCCGCGTTTCATCAGCTACTTTAATGCGCGTGACTACGGTGAGCCGCTGACACTCACATCGCCAATAGACGAACGGCGCATTCTGCAGTACCAGATTACCCTTTATGGTGACGATGAGCGTTTAGTTATGGCGCGCGATATCACCCGGTTGCATCGACTAGAGCAGATGCGGCGAGACTTTGTGGCCAATGTTTCCCACGAGCTACGTACGCCGTTAACCGTGCTGTCGGGGTATCTTGAAACCTATGGTGAACTGGCTGATCAGCTCCCCCCTCGCCTGGGGCGGGGAATTGAGCAGATGGAGGCCCAAACACAGCGCATGCAGAATTTGGTAAATGACTTACTGCTGCTGTCTCGCTTAGAAATTGATCAAGGCGGTCAAGATCATCAGCATCTTGATGTGACCGCCTTGTTAAACAGTGTAGGAGCTGATGCTCTGGCGCTTTCTGATCATCAGCATACGCTTAGGGTCGACAGCGATTACCCCGCACAGCTAGTGGGTAGCGAGCAGGAAATGCGTAGCGCCGTGTCTAACCTTGCCTTTAATGCGGTGCGTTATACCCCTCCAGGCAGCACGATCACACTGCGCTGGACAGCGTTTGGCCAAGGCGCGTGTATCGAAGTGTGCGACGACGGGGAGGGGATCGACCCCGTGCATATTCCGCGTTTGACCGAGCGGTTTTATCGCGTTGATAAGGGCCGCAGTACCGCGACCGGGGGCACCGGGCTTGGACTTGCCATTGTAAAACACGTCTTGTTGCGCCACGACGCTCAGTTACAAATTGATTCACGCCCGGGCGAAGGTGCTCTGTTCCGCTGTGTGTTCCCGGCGACCCGCCTCATTACCCCTGCCACTCCGCCGCGTAATGCGTCGTCGATGACGCAATAA
- a CDS encoding HU family DNA-binding protein encodes MYLARSLNKGSFLMRKPELAAAIAENADLSKDKAGQVLNVILDEITNSVSKGEDVALIGFGTFTVRERAARTGKNPQTGAPLQIPASKNVAFKPGKALKDAVS; translated from the coding sequence GTGTATCTTGCACGATCATTAAACAAAGGGAGTTTCCTTATGCGTAAACCTGAACTTGCAGCCGCCATTGCCGAAAATGCCGACCTGTCCAAAGACAAAGCGGGCCAAGTACTTAACGTGATTCTCGATGAAATCACTAACAGCGTGTCCAAAGGCGAAGACGTTGCCCTGATTGGCTTTGGCACCTTTACCGTTCGCGAGCGTGCCGCCCGTACCGGTAAAAACCCGCAAACCGGCGCGCCGCTGCAAATTCCAGCCAGCAAAAATGTCGCCTTCAAGCCGGGCAAAGCGCTTAAGGACGCTGTTTCTTAA
- the ubiA gene encoding 4-hydroxybenzoate octaprenyltransferase has translation MDRSLLRPTGMGRLMDFIRLMRLDRPIGTWLLMWPTLWALWMAAEGVPGRDVLLIFIAGVYVMRAAGCVVNDYADRHVDGYVKRTQHRPLATGRISETEAQLLFIGLVAAAFMLVLLTNWFTVLLSVGGVLLAFIYPFMKRYTHFPQVVLGAAFSWAIPMAFGAVLGDVPVEAWLLFFANLLWTVAYDTQYAMVDRDDDIKIGIKSTAVLLGNADRLVIGLLQLATLALLAWVGARVGLGGFFWLGLAGMAATFIHQQRLIRQRERDPCFQAFLNNHWSGLLVFAGIALSWWPIAG, from the coding sequence ATGGATCGTTCTCTACTGCGGCCAACGGGAATGGGTCGCCTGATGGATTTTATACGGCTGATGCGGCTGGATCGGCCGATCGGTACCTGGCTGCTGATGTGGCCCACGCTATGGGCCTTGTGGATGGCCGCTGAAGGTGTACCAGGGCGCGACGTGCTATTGATCTTTATCGCCGGGGTCTACGTGATGCGCGCAGCGGGGTGTGTGGTCAACGATTATGCTGACCGCCACGTTGATGGCTATGTGAAGCGTACCCAACATCGTCCGTTAGCCACCGGGCGGATCAGTGAAACCGAAGCCCAGTTGCTGTTTATCGGGCTGGTGGCTGCGGCGTTTATGCTGGTGCTGTTAACTAATTGGTTTACCGTTTTGCTGTCGGTGGGCGGCGTATTACTGGCGTTCATCTACCCGTTTATGAAGCGCTACACGCATTTCCCTCAGGTGGTACTCGGCGCGGCTTTTTCCTGGGCGATTCCGATGGCCTTCGGGGCGGTCTTGGGCGATGTGCCGGTGGAGGCGTGGTTACTGTTTTTTGCCAATCTGCTGTGGACCGTCGCCTACGATACCCAGTACGCCATGGTCGATCGCGACGACGATATCAAGATCGGCATCAAATCCACGGCCGTGCTGCTGGGCAACGCCGACCGGCTGGTAATTGGTCTGCTTCAGCTTGCCACGCTGGCACTTTTGGCTTGGGTGGGCGCGCGCGTCGGTTTGGGCGGTTTTTTCTGGCTTGGTCTGGCGGGTATGGCGGCGACGTTCATCCACCAGCAGCGTTTGATCCGTCAGCGTGAGCGGGACCCGTGTTTCCAGGCATTTTTGAATAATCATTGGTCAGGTCTACTGGTGTTTGCCGGGATTGCGCTGAGTTGGTGGCCGATTGCTGGCTAA
- the phoU gene encoding phosphate signaling complex protein PhoU, whose translation MDITSDTHSTHISRQFNQELEELKTHLMAMGGMVEKQVQDAVFALLENDSRLAEKVRDNDRQVNDLQIQIDDECTRVLARRQPAASDLRLVLAVIRATSDLERIGDEASKIARNALTLSENSNTVRGLVEVRHISEHVRKMLRDSLTAFARFDTELAMQVIREDEFVDGEYGSAMRSLMTFMMEDSRSITSVLSIMWVLRALERVGDHANNLAEHVVYLVKGLDIRHTDPDTLDQQAAPKKS comes from the coding sequence ATGGACATTACCAGCGATACCCACAGCACGCATATCTCGCGCCAATTCAACCAGGAGTTGGAAGAGCTCAAGACCCACCTGATGGCCATGGGCGGGATGGTGGAAAAACAGGTGCAAGACGCTGTCTTTGCGCTGCTGGAAAACGATTCGCGGTTGGCCGAAAAGGTCCGCGATAACGACCGCCAGGTCAACGACCTGCAGATCCAAATCGATGATGAGTGCACCCGCGTGCTGGCGCGCCGCCAGCCTGCCGCCTCGGATTTGCGTCTGGTGCTGGCGGTGATCCGTGCCACATCCGATTTAGAGCGGATTGGCGATGAGGCCAGCAAAATCGCCCGCAACGCTCTAACCTTGAGCGAAAACAGCAATACCGTCCGCGGGCTGGTGGAAGTCCGCCACATCAGTGAGCATGTGCGCAAAATGCTGCGCGACTCACTGACGGCGTTTGCCCGCTTCGATACTGAGCTCGCCATGCAGGTCATCCGTGAGGATGAATTTGTCGACGGTGAGTACGGCAGCGCCATGCGCTCGCTGATGACCTTCATGATGGAGGATTCGCGTTCGATCACCTCGGTGCTCAGCATCATGTGGGTACTGCGCGCCCTGGAGCGCGTCGGTGACCACGCCAACAATCTGGCCGAGCACGTCGTTTACCTCGTCAAAGGGCTGGATATCCGCCATACCGATCCCGACACCCTGGATCAGCAGGCGGCGCCGAAAAAGTCTTGA
- a CDS encoding NAD(P)/FAD-dependent oxidoreductase: MPSSHAELIIVGTGMAGVGLARALRRQSDTRSICLISADSGDDYSKPLLSTAFAKRLPPERLAQRNANELADSLDARVLTQATVSQLDAAHHSLRLADGQALGYDRLVLATGAEPRVPMAIPDPLKPRCFTVNNLDDYRCFHRALGATPARVAVIGAGLVGCEFANDLHAGGHEVSVIAPDAAPLSRLLPAPLGRALGEAFLEAGIRLALGRTLKTMALNDDDGVTLTLDNDDSLTVDVLLMATGLAPRIALAEAAGLTVSASGIQVDRQLRTSHPDIHALGDVACVDGINAMYVQPLQASAQALAATLAGTPTAVRFGAWPVIVKTPLLPVVAYPPTRPPERWRIEGEGGDMTAIAEDRDGRLIGFALTGGCVRRKVELSRAAPTLLG; this comes from the coding sequence ATGCCCTCATCACACGCTGAGCTGATTATTGTCGGCACGGGTATGGCGGGCGTTGGTCTTGCCCGTGCGCTACGCCGACAGAGCGATACGCGTTCGATCTGCCTGATCAGTGCCGATAGCGGCGATGACTACAGCAAACCCCTGCTATCGACCGCCTTTGCCAAGCGCCTGCCACCGGAACGCCTCGCCCAACGCAACGCCAACGAGCTCGCCGACTCGCTGGACGCCCGTGTGCTCACCCAGGCCACCGTAAGCCAGTTGGACGCCGCGCATCACTCGCTCCGGCTGGCAGACGGCCAGGCGCTTGGCTACGACCGCCTGGTACTGGCCACCGGTGCCGAGCCACGCGTGCCCATGGCCATTCCTGACCCGCTCAAACCGCGCTGTTTTACCGTTAACAATCTTGACGACTATCGGTGTTTTCACCGCGCGCTGGGGGCTACGCCTGCCCGCGTGGCGGTCATCGGCGCAGGGCTGGTCGGCTGCGAATTTGCCAATGACCTGCATGCGGGGGGCCACGAGGTTAGCGTTATCGCCCCAGACGCTGCGCCATTGTCCCGCTTGCTGCCTGCTCCGCTAGGTCGCGCGCTAGGCGAGGCGTTTCTGGAGGCGGGCATCCGCCTTGCGCTGGGCAGAACGCTCAAGACGATGGCGCTTAATGATGACGATGGCGTGACGCTAACGCTGGATAACGACGACTCGCTCACTGTCGATGTGTTGTTGATGGCCACCGGTTTGGCCCCGCGTATTGCACTGGCCGAGGCGGCGGGGCTCACGGTTTCCGCCAGTGGTATCCAGGTAGACCGGCAGCTACGCACCTCGCACCCGGATATCCACGCCCTGGGTGACGTTGCCTGCGTTGACGGCATCAACGCGATGTACGTGCAGCCTCTTCAAGCCAGTGCCCAGGCACTCGCCGCCACCCTAGCTGGTACACCCACGGCAGTGCGCTTTGGGGCTTGGCCGGTAATCGTTAAAACGCCATTACTGCCGGTGGTCGCCTACCCGCCAACCCGGCCCCCTGAACGCTGGCGGATCGAAGGCGAAGGCGGTGATATGACGGCAATCGCGGAAGATAGAGACGGACGTTTGATTGGTTTTGCATTGACAGGCGGCTGCGTGAGAAGGAAAGTGGAGCTTTCCAGAGCAGCCCCTACGCTGCTAGGCTGA
- the phoB gene encoding phosphate regulon transcriptional regulator PhoB, which translates to MTAKTVLIVDDEAPIREMIAVALEMADYRVLEADNAQDAHAMVVDHQPDLLLLDWMMPGTSGIELARRLKREEATAELPIIMLTAKGEEDNKIQGLEAGADDYITKPFSPRELVARLKAVLRRATPRGVEDPIEINGLLLDPVGHRVSAYGKALDMGPTEYRLLQFFMTHQERAYTRSQLLDQVWGGNVYVEERTVDVHIRRLRKALGDAHQNLIQTVRGTGYRFSARV; encoded by the coding sequence ATGACCGCCAAGACCGTACTGATCGTCGATGATGAGGCACCCATTCGCGAAATGATCGCGGTGGCGCTGGAAATGGCTGACTATCGTGTTCTTGAAGCGGACAACGCCCAGGATGCCCACGCCATGGTAGTTGACCACCAGCCCGACCTGCTATTGCTTGACTGGATGATGCCCGGCACGAGTGGCATCGAACTGGCCCGGCGTCTCAAGCGAGAGGAGGCGACCGCCGAATTGCCAATTATTATGCTCACCGCCAAAGGCGAAGAGGATAATAAAATTCAGGGCCTGGAAGCGGGGGCCGACGACTACATCACCAAGCCGTTTTCGCCTCGCGAACTGGTGGCGCGCTTAAAAGCCGTGCTGCGTCGCGCTACGCCTCGCGGCGTAGAAGATCCTATCGAAATTAACGGATTACTGCTTGATCCGGTAGGCCACCGGGTAAGCGCCTACGGTAAAGCGCTGGATATGGGGCCCACCGAGTATCGATTGTTACAATTCTTTATGACCCATCAGGAAAGGGCCTATACGCGTAGCCAGCTGCTTGATCAGGTGTGGGGAGGCAATGTCTATGTGGAAGAACGCACGGTAGATGTTCATATACGTCGGTTACGTAAAGCCCTGGGCGATGCGCACCAGAACTTAATCCAAACGGTACGCGGTACTGGCTACCGCTTTTCCGCGCGAGTTTAA
- the pstB gene encoding phosphate ABC transporter ATP-binding protein PstB encodes MLASRHVDHATQAPVTLFPAEQCCLNIDQFSLAYAGKPALQELTLQVPRHRVTAFIGPSGCGKSTLLRAINRLHDLNESVSHSGVISLEGQSIHDPEVNVTELRRRVGMVFQTPNPFPMSIYENVAFGLRLQKRLAKRQRDDIIEWALTSAALWDEVKDRLHRSAWQLSGGQQQRLVIARTLAVQPDVLLLDEPASALDPISTLKIEELIRNLKSQLTLVLVTHNMQQAARVSDYTAFLQQGELVEYGPTDHVFTNPRLQRTENYITGRMA; translated from the coding sequence ATGCTAGCATCTCGACATGTCGATCACGCCACGCAGGCGCCCGTGACGCTTTTTCCAGCGGAGCAGTGCTGCCTGAACATTGACCAGTTTAGCCTCGCCTACGCGGGGAAACCGGCATTGCAGGAGCTTACGCTGCAGGTGCCCCGCCATCGTGTGACGGCCTTTATTGGCCCCTCGGGGTGTGGCAAGTCGACTCTGTTAAGGGCAATCAACCGGCTGCACGATCTTAATGAATCGGTCAGCCACAGCGGTGTTATCAGTCTCGAAGGGCAAAGCATTCATGACCCGGAGGTTAACGTGACAGAGCTTCGCCGTCGGGTGGGCATGGTGTTTCAAACCCCTAACCCCTTCCCGATGTCGATCTACGAGAATGTCGCCTTTGGTCTGCGCCTGCAGAAGCGGCTCGCCAAGCGCCAGCGGGACGATATTATCGAGTGGGCACTCACCTCGGCGGCACTATGGGATGAAGTCAAAGATCGCCTGCATCGCTCCGCTTGGCAGCTGTCCGGCGGGCAACAGCAGCGTCTGGTGATTGCGCGCACCCTGGCGGTTCAGCCCGATGTGCTGCTGCTCGATGAACCTGCATCGGCGCTTGACCCGATTTCCACGCTTAAAATTGAAGAGCTGATTCGTAATCTGAAATCTCAGCTAACGTTAGTGTTGGTGACTCACAATATGCAGCAGGCGGCTCGGGTGTCCGATTACACCGCCTTTTTGCAACAGGGTGAGCTTGTGGAGTACGGCCCCACCGACCACGTTTTCACTAACCCTCGTTTACAACGAACCGAAAACTACATAACCGGCCGCATGGCTTAG
- a CDS encoding chorismate--pyruvate lyase family protein, with amino-acid sequence MVPRHFIGSVPDLPCWRPVKALRPSMSAAWWQWVASTDSLTARIMAAGGERPFRVQLLRQGVGLPQPHEAQALGLAARRYAWLREVALCVDETPWVVARSVAPLEALRGQRLERLGERSLGSWLFSQPDLVRGPLYATRHAPGFVYPCDKRVSSQWGRRSVFQHAGLSLLVQEYFLSTMADDLALPSR; translated from the coding sequence ATGGTGCCGCGTCACTTTATTGGGTCCGTCCCTGATTTGCCATGTTGGCGACCCGTCAAGGCATTGCGACCGTCGATGAGCGCGGCGTGGTGGCAGTGGGTTGCCTCCACAGACTCATTGACAGCGCGTATTATGGCAGCAGGCGGCGAGCGGCCTTTCCGCGTGCAGCTGTTGCGCCAGGGCGTTGGGCTACCTCAGCCGCATGAGGCCCAGGCGCTGGGCCTAGCGGCAAGGCGCTATGCCTGGCTGCGCGAGGTGGCCCTGTGCGTGGATGAGACCCCGTGGGTCGTGGCCCGCTCGGTGGCCCCCCTTGAAGCCCTGCGTGGCCAGCGACTGGAACGCCTGGGGGAGCGGTCGCTGGGTAGTTGGCTATTTAGCCAGCCTGACCTGGTACGCGGCCCGCTATATGCCACGCGTCATGCACCTGGGTTTGTTTATCCCTGTGACAAACGCGTTAGCAGCCAGTGGGGGCGACGCTCGGTTTTCCAACACGCGGGGCTATCGCTGCTGGTTCAAGAATACTTTTTATCGACCATGGCGGATGATCTTGCGCTGCCTTCGCGCTAG
- the pstA gene encoding phosphate ABC transporter permease PstA, whose protein sequence is MKWLKSAMQQGVWPWLCAGSVALSLLMLGALLALLLTRGLGHFWPAALDEVTLDNGDVVAGEAVREMPLPDQEGRERLYFTGNRDVDDARWRWVAIDAIARQTQPANLLRLERRTWGDFIGYLEAVEVNGERFTGDDAWQQVQQALPLPTAQRTHYQLTLRTPQGQTLRQSLAPVLNVEAPNAMNVGQKIQAWGGDVWQFLSQGPRAANTSGGVWPAIFGTMLMVILMSVIVTPFGVLAAIYLNEIAHQGPLTRLVRIGVRNLAGVPSIVYGVFGLGVFVYGIGGSLDEWFFDDALPSPTFGTGGLLWASLTLALLTLPVVIVATEEGLARIPEAQREGAVALGATRLEMLTRVVLPMATPAMLTGVILAVARAAGEVAPLMLVGVAKLAPQMPLDGEFPYLHLERKFMHLGYHLFDTAFHGEDVQAAIPLVYATALLLVLIVLVLNLTAILLRHHLRRQRGSEC, encoded by the coding sequence ATGAAGTGGCTGAAAAGCGCCATGCAGCAGGGCGTCTGGCCCTGGTTATGCGCAGGCAGCGTTGCGCTCTCACTGCTCATGCTGGGTGCCTTGCTTGCGTTACTGCTAACGCGCGGTCTAGGCCATTTCTGGCCGGCTGCGTTGGACGAAGTCACGCTGGACAATGGTGACGTAGTGGCGGGCGAGGCGGTACGCGAGATGCCGCTTCCCGACCAGGAAGGTCGCGAGCGCCTCTATTTTACGGGCAATCGCGACGTCGACGATGCCCGCTGGCGCTGGGTGGCTATCGACGCCATTGCCCGGCAGACCCAGCCGGCGAACCTGCTGCGCCTGGAGCGGCGCACCTGGGGCGACTTTATCGGCTATCTGGAGGCGGTTGAGGTCAATGGCGAGCGGTTTACCGGCGATGACGCATGGCAGCAGGTTCAGCAGGCACTGCCTCTGCCCACCGCGCAGCGCACACACTATCAGCTCACTTTGCGCACGCCCCAAGGGCAAACGCTGCGCCAGTCACTCGCCCCCGTGCTTAACGTCGAAGCGCCGAATGCCATGAATGTGGGGCAAAAAATTCAAGCCTGGGGGGGCGATGTCTGGCAATTTTTAAGTCAGGGGCCGCGTGCGGCTAATACCAGCGGCGGCGTATGGCCAGCCATATTCGGCACCATGCTGATGGTCATTTTAATGTCGGTAATCGTCACCCCGTTTGGCGTGCTGGCTGCCATCTACCTCAATGAGATTGCCCACCAGGGGCCGCTTACCCGACTGGTGCGTATTGGCGTTCGCAACCTCGCAGGCGTGCCGTCGATTGTATATGGCGTGTTCGGCCTGGGGGTGTTTGTGTACGGCATTGGTGGCTCACTCGATGAGTGGTTCTTCGACGACGCCTTACCGTCGCCTACCTTTGGTACCGGCGGCTTGTTATGGGCATCGTTAACCCTCGCCCTGCTCACCCTGCCGGTGGTGATCGTGGCCACCGAAGAGGGGCTTGCGCGGATTCCCGAGGCTCAGCGTGAAGGCGCGGTGGCGCTGGGGGCCACGCGGCTTGAAATGCTGACGCGTGTCGTGCTGCCGATGGCCACACCGGCCATGCTAACCGGGGTCATTCTAGCCGTGGCACGGGCGGCCGGAGAGGTAGCACCATTAATGCTGGTCGGGGTGGCTAAGCTCGCGCCGCAGATGCCACTCGACGGAGAATTCCCTTACTTACACCTGGAACGCAAGTTTATGCACCTTGGCTACCACCTGTTTGACACCGCCTTTCACGGCGAAGATGTCCAGGCCGCTATCCCGTTGGTGTATGCCACTGCTCTATTATTAGTGCTGATTGTGTTGGTGCTTAACCTAACTGCCATATTATTGCGTCATCATCTACGTCGTCAGCGAGGAAGCGAATGCTAG
- the cysZ gene encoding sulfate transporter CysZ, with amino-acid sequence MLDAVTAISRGTRCVYGPGLRRYIFLPIMVNVLVYGAMLHVVLERFSGWMTSWMSAVPSWLEWLSWLIWPVFFICLLVVIFFTFTLVTHFIAAPFYGFLAAKVERQVVGKEPLDDRGLTKTALDAMGRELVKLGYILPRAALLFVVGWIPGLNLFAPLLWALFSAWVMAITYLDYPMDNNKVSFRDMRGRLSARWWQSLSYGGLVTLLTWIPLANLFLIPGAVAGAVLMWDDHYRDVHTLTKP; translated from the coding sequence ATGCTAGACGCGGTCACTGCCATCAGCCGAGGTACACGCTGTGTTTATGGGCCTGGGCTGAGGCGCTATATTTTTCTACCCATTATGGTCAATGTGCTGGTCTACGGTGCCATGCTTCACGTCGTGCTGGAGCGTTTTTCCGGCTGGATGACAAGCTGGATGAGCGCCGTCCCCAGCTGGCTGGAATGGCTCTCGTGGCTAATTTGGCCGGTGTTTTTTATCTGCTTGCTGGTGGTGATTTTTTTCACCTTTACGCTGGTAACCCACTTTATCGCCGCGCCCTTCTATGGCTTTTTGGCCGCCAAGGTAGAGCGCCAAGTTGTCGGTAAAGAGCCTCTGGATGACCGCGGGCTAACCAAAACAGCACTTGATGCAATGGGTCGCGAACTGGTCAAGCTGGGCTATATCTTACCGCGCGCCGCACTACTGTTTGTGGTGGGCTGGATTCCAGGACTTAACCTGTTTGCCCCGTTGCTATGGGCATTGTTTTCCGCCTGGGTGATGGCCATCACTTATTTAGATTACCCAATGGATAACAACAAGGTATCGTTTCGCGATATGCGCGGACGCCTGTCGGCGCGCTGGTGGCAAAGCCTAAGCTATGGCGGCCTTGTGACGCTGCTTACGTGGATTCCGCTAGCCAACCTGTTCTTGATTCCCGGTGCCGTGGCCGGGGCCGTGCTAATGTGGGATGACCACTACCGTGATGTCCATACGCTCACCAAGCCTTGA